In a genomic window of Pseudoxanthomonas sp. Root65:
- a CDS encoding energy transducer TonB, translating into MASRRRHAVLVAPMLCLPAMLPVMGHALDLGAFHDAMYRCGPAPAYPDAQAVKGVVGEAWVLVRVDAHGNAHHARIAASSGDRALDQSAVHAVQGWRFCPRIEGSRKIEAMAVFPVRFGQGAGIRARDCERERPSCSFQVPVAKAP; encoded by the coding sequence ATGGCGTCGCGTCGTCGTCATGCGGTCCTGGTGGCGCCGATGCTGTGCCTGCCGGCCATGCTCCCCGTGATGGGTCATGCCCTCGACCTGGGGGCGTTCCATGACGCGATGTACCGATGCGGTCCAGCGCCCGCTTACCCCGACGCGCAAGCAGTCAAGGGCGTGGTGGGCGAGGCGTGGGTGCTGGTGCGGGTGGATGCGCATGGGAATGCCCATCACGCGCGCATTGCTGCTTCGTCGGGTGACCGTGCGCTCGATCAGTCAGCGGTCCATGCAGTGCAGGGCTGGCGTTTTTGTCCTCGCATCGAAGGGTCGCGGAAGATCGAGGCAATGGCAGTCTTTCCCGTGCGATTCGGGCAGGGTGCCGGGATTCGGGCGCGCGACTGCGAGAGGGAGCGTCCATCGTGCTCATTCCAGGTGCCTGTAGCGAAAGCTCCCTGA
- a CDS encoding folylpolyglutamate synthase/dihydrofolate synthase family protein has translation MGLERVREVAARLSLGTPAVRVITVGGTNGKGSTVAFVEAIARAAGWKVGAYTSPHLLHYNERVRIDGVDVDDASLVEAFEAVEAARVSPSPAGDQRKSPWERGVGVRIERSARVSDNDATPSPPNPPLEGEGSGIPLTYFEFGTLAALWLFERAGLDLAVLEIGLGGRLDAVNIVDPDVAVITTVDIDHTDWLGHDREAIGAEKAGIARAWKPLVLGEVDSPSSVLRHAYAIGANALRLGSDFFHEPIDSQRWRWREVGAELELPSPALSAPSQRANAATAIAALRALPGEPVPDAAFAEGVAKAVLPGRLQSFQRDGVEVVLDVGHNPQAARELAAWLQARPIAGVTRVVFAALADKDVHGVVDAFAGMPLQWFLAGLVSGPRSQTAQQLAARLGDARLDAPRLHDDVDDALHAALAASIPGDRVLVFGSFHTVADAMQVLHSGR, from the coding sequence ATGGGCCTGGAACGCGTGCGCGAGGTCGCCGCACGCCTGTCGCTGGGCACGCCCGCCGTTCGCGTCATCACGGTCGGCGGCACCAACGGCAAGGGCTCGACCGTGGCCTTCGTCGAGGCCATCGCGCGTGCCGCCGGCTGGAAGGTGGGTGCGTACACCTCGCCCCACCTGCTGCACTACAACGAGCGCGTGCGCATCGATGGCGTGGACGTGGATGACGCCTCGCTGGTCGAAGCGTTCGAAGCCGTCGAAGCGGCGCGCGTGAGCCCCTCTCCCGCCGGCGACCAACGGAAGTCCCCGTGGGAGAGAGGGGTTGGGGTGAGGATCGAACGAAGCGCGCGTGTTTCCGATAACGACGCAACACCATCCCCACCCAACCCTCCCCTTGAAGGGGAGGGCTCCGGCATTCCACTGACCTATTTCGAGTTCGGCACGCTGGCCGCGCTGTGGCTGTTCGAGCGCGCGGGGCTTGATCTGGCCGTGTTGGAAATCGGGCTGGGCGGGCGACTGGATGCGGTGAACATCGTCGATCCCGATGTCGCCGTCATCACCACGGTCGACATCGACCACACCGACTGGCTTGGCCATGACCGCGAAGCCATCGGCGCCGAAAAGGCGGGCATCGCGCGCGCGTGGAAGCCGCTGGTGCTGGGCGAGGTGGATTCGCCGTCCAGCGTGCTGCGGCATGCCTATGCGATCGGGGCGAATGCATTGCGGCTGGGCAGCGACTTCTTCCACGAACCGATCGACAGCCAGCGCTGGCGCTGGCGCGAAGTCGGCGCCGAACTGGAACTGCCTTCGCCCGCCTTGTCCGCACCTTCGCAGCGTGCGAATGCGGCGACCGCCATCGCCGCACTGCGCGCCTTGCCGGGCGAGCCCGTGCCGGACGCAGCCTTCGCGGAAGGCGTGGCCAAGGCGGTGCTGCCGGGCCGCTTGCAGTCGTTCCAGCGCGATGGCGTGGAGGTGGTGCTGGATGTCGGCCACAACCCGCAGGCGGCGCGCGAACTGGCGGCGTGGCTACAGGCGCGTCCGATCGCGGGCGTCACCCGCGTGGTGTTCGCCGCGCTGGCCGACAAGGACGTGCACGGCGTGGTCGACGCGTTCGCGGGCATGCCCCTGCAGTGGTTCCTCGCAGGGCTGGTGTCGGGCCCGCGCTCGCAGACGGCCCAACAGCTCGCGGCCCGTCTGGGCGATGCCCGGCTGGATGCGCCACGTCTGCATGACGACGTCGACGACGCACTGCATGCCGCGCTCGCCGCCTCGATACCCGGAGACCGCGTGCTGGTGTTCGGCTCGTTCCACACCGTGGCCGATGCGATGCAGGTCCTGCATTCAGGTCGATGA
- a CDS encoding SPOR domain-containing protein: MDTALKQRLIGAVVLVALAVIFLPMLVKGPAPDSGVSDVPLDVPPAAGGEFETRELPLVTPGNAPATGAVGLQGQVAAPGAEPAPAAGALQSAATAGGNFAVSFGAYATQADADAVLARVTQAKLPGFVEPATINGKPAFRVRVGPYPDRPQAEAARLDAIKIRSDVNAQVVTLDAPAATPTAPSPPPAAPMATAAPASPAVTTQALPPEPAKPTPKPAAAATKPVATTPPNPKPAPATPTPAAPAPKPAELPTPAASGTGFAVQLGAFSNAADANALRDRARGAGFSAFVEQVRTDKGTLSRVRVGPVANRADADRLKTQVAAKIGVDGMVRPHP, from the coding sequence ATGGATACTGCCCTGAAACAGCGCCTGATCGGTGCCGTCGTGCTGGTGGCGCTGGCCGTCATCTTCCTGCCGATGCTGGTGAAGGGCCCCGCGCCCGACAGCGGCGTGTCCGACGTGCCGCTGGACGTGCCGCCGGCCGCAGGTGGCGAATTCGAGACGCGTGAATTGCCGCTGGTGACGCCGGGCAATGCCCCCGCCACCGGTGCCGTCGGTCTGCAGGGCCAGGTCGCTGCGCCCGGCGCGGAGCCGGCACCGGCCGCAGGCGCGTTGCAGTCTGCGGCGACGGCGGGCGGCAACTTCGCCGTCAGCTTCGGTGCCTACGCCACGCAGGCCGATGCCGATGCCGTGCTGGCGCGCGTGACGCAGGCCAAGCTGCCCGGGTTCGTCGAGCCGGCGACCATCAACGGCAAGCCGGCCTTCCGCGTGCGCGTGGGGCCGTATCCGGATCGCCCGCAGGCCGAAGCCGCACGATTGGATGCCATCAAGATCCGTAGCGACGTCAATGCGCAGGTGGTGACGCTGGACGCACCGGCGGCCACGCCGACGGCACCGTCGCCCCCCCCTGCTGCCCCGATGGCGACCGCCGCTCCCGCCTCGCCTGCCGTCACCACCCAGGCACTGCCGCCCGAACCGGCCAAGCCCACGCCGAAGCCGGCCGCGGCCGCAACGAAGCCGGTGGCCACCACGCCGCCGAACCCGAAACCCGCGCCGGCCACCCCGACGCCGGCCGCGCCCGCTCCCAAGCCTGCCGAACTGCCCACGCCGGCCGCCTCCGGCACCGGTTTCGCCGTGCAGTTGGGTGCGTTCTCGAATGCAGCCGATGCCAATGCGCTGCGCGACCGCGCGCGCGGCGCCGGGTTCAGCGCCTTCGTCGAACAGGTCCGCACCGACAAGGGCACGCTGAGCCGCGTGCGCGTCGGACCTGTCGCCAACCGTGCCGATGCGGATCGCCTGAAGACACAGGTGGCCGCGAAGATCGGCGTCGACGGCATGGTCCGCCCGCATCCTTGA
- a CDS encoding CvpA family protein, translating into MSALDLTLLAIVGVSTLFGLMRGFISALASMVAWLLSGWVAFHYGADVAHLLSSDGQPSASELLGGYVLSFVGVMIFVGLTGWAIRHLVKSVGLSGLDRALGLALGLARGAFVACIVLLLTAFTDLPSEPEWHRSSVVPVLLPGAQWLSQWLPEWTVQELDFGNGRPAGDNARLQNLLPLPLEEIGAPQERAPPTASPASKPE; encoded by the coding sequence GTGAGCGCACTCGACCTGACTCTGCTGGCCATCGTCGGCGTGTCGACCCTGTTCGGGCTGATGCGCGGTTTCATCAGCGCGCTCGCTTCGATGGTCGCCTGGCTGCTGTCCGGCTGGGTGGCGTTCCATTACGGTGCCGACGTCGCCCATCTGCTCTCGAGCGATGGCCAGCCGTCGGCAAGCGAACTCCTTGGCGGCTACGTCCTCAGCTTCGTCGGGGTGATGATCTTCGTCGGGCTGACCGGATGGGCCATCCGCCACCTGGTCAAGTCGGTCGGCCTGTCCGGCCTGGATCGCGCGCTGGGACTTGCGCTCGGACTGGCGCGCGGTGCCTTCGTCGCCTGCATCGTGCTGCTGCTGACCGCCTTCACCGATCTGCCGAGCGAACCTGAATGGCATCGCTCGTCGGTGGTGCCGGTGCTGCTGCCCGGTGCGCAGTGGCTGTCGCAATGGTTGCCGGAATGGACTGTGCAGGAACTGGACTTTGGCAACGGGCGCCCGGCGGGCGATAATGCGCGCCTGCAAAACCTGTTGCCCCTGCCGCTGGAAGAGATCGGCGCACCGCAGGAGCGCGCCCCACCGACCGCCTCGCCCGCGTCGAAACCGGAGTAG
- the purF gene encoding amidophosphoribosyltransferase, with the protein MCGIVGIVGNQNVAGQLYDGLTVLQHRGQDAAGIATADGTRLRVHKDNGLVRDVFSPKAMSVLEGRVGIAHCRYPTAGSEGMDEAQPFYVNSPYGIALAHNGNLINTESLRQDVFAQDRRNINTDSDSEVLLNVFAHELDLQRTLSPEAAIRAVAGVHRRVKGGYAVVSVVLGLGLVAFRDPHGIRPLVLGKREHGEGTEYIIASESAALDILGFVRMRDVQPGEAIVITARGELFSEIVADAPQHAPCIFEYVYFARPDSMIDNVSVHKARMRMGVKLGEKILRLRPDHDIDTIIPIPDTSRDAALEISNVLGVKYREGFIKNRYVGRTFIMPGQGERVKSVRRKLNPINLEFRNRVVLLVDDSIVRGTTSKQIVQMARDAGARKVYLASAAPPVRHPNIYGIDMPAADELVAHDRSVEDIEHELGCDWLIYQDLEDLEAAVREGNPNLTAFDSSCFDGKYVTGIEPGYFERIEQARSDEAKRKRRVG; encoded by the coding sequence ATGTGCGGCATCGTCGGAATCGTCGGCAACCAGAATGTCGCCGGCCAGCTTTATGACGGGCTGACCGTCCTCCAGCATCGCGGACAGGACGCCGCCGGCATCGCCACCGCCGACGGCACGCGCCTGCGCGTGCACAAGGACAACGGGCTGGTGCGGGACGTCTTCAGTCCCAAGGCCATGAGCGTGCTGGAAGGCCGCGTGGGCATCGCGCACTGCCGCTATCCGACCGCCGGCTCCGAGGGCATGGACGAGGCACAGCCGTTCTACGTCAATTCGCCATACGGCATCGCGCTGGCGCACAACGGCAACCTGATCAATACCGAGTCGCTGCGCCAGGACGTGTTCGCGCAGGACCGCCGCAACATCAACACCGATTCGGACAGCGAAGTGCTGCTGAACGTATTCGCGCACGAGCTTGACCTGCAGCGCACGCTGAGCCCGGAGGCCGCCATCCGCGCCGTCGCCGGCGTGCATCGCCGGGTCAAGGGCGGCTATGCCGTGGTCAGCGTGGTGCTGGGCCTGGGCCTGGTGGCGTTCCGCGATCCGCACGGCATCCGTCCGCTGGTGCTGGGCAAGCGCGAGCACGGCGAGGGCACGGAATACATCATCGCGTCGGAGTCCGCCGCGCTCGACATCCTGGGTTTCGTGCGCATGCGCGACGTGCAGCCGGGCGAAGCGATCGTCATCACCGCGCGCGGCGAGCTGTTCAGCGAGATCGTCGCCGATGCGCCGCAGCACGCGCCGTGCATCTTCGAGTACGTGTACTTCGCCCGCCCGGACTCGATGATCGACAACGTGTCGGTGCACAAGGCACGCATGCGCATGGGCGTGAAGCTGGGCGAGAAGATCCTGCGCCTGCGTCCCGACCACGACATCGACACCATCATCCCCATCCCGGACACCTCGCGCGACGCCGCACTGGAAATCTCCAACGTGCTGGGCGTGAAGTACCGCGAGGGATTCATCAAGAACCGCTACGTCGGCCGCACGTTCATCATGCCGGGGCAGGGCGAGCGGGTGAAATCGGTGCGCCGCAAGCTCAACCCGATCAACCTGGAGTTCCGCAACCGCGTGGTGCTGCTGGTCGACGACTCCATCGTGCGCGGCACCACCTCCAAGCAGATCGTGCAGATGGCCCGCGATGCCGGTGCGCGCAAGGTCTACCTGGCCAGCGCCGCGCCGCCGGTGCGCCATCCCAACATCTACGGCATCGATATGCCGGCCGCCGACGAACTGGTGGCGCATGACCGCAGTGTCGAGGATATCGAGCACGAGCTGGGCTGCGACTGGCTGATCTACCAGGATCTCGAGGATCTGGAAGCCGCCGTGCGCGAGGGCAACCCGAACCTGACCGCCTTCGATTCGTCGTGCTTCGACGGCAAGTACGTCACCGGCATCGAGCCGGGCTACTTCGAGCGCATCGAGCAGGCGCGCTCCGACGAAGCCAAGCGCAAGCGCCGCGTCGGCTGA
- a CDS encoding ferritin-like domain-containing protein, producing MTTLFEAARVCLDAADVDAKVALTQQYAQAFARGELAIPEDAPPPEPIRMPGRPPQPRLVHPRDLPRRGLGSVQGRAAFIHAIAHIELNAIDLAWDAAYRFRGLPHDFYADWVGVAHDESRHFVLLRDRLRELGHDYGDFDAHNGLWEMTEKTADDGLARMALVPRVLEARGLDVTPGMIVKLRELGDATTVAILDLILREEVAHVAAGSRWYRWYCTQRGIEPRARFRELLKEYAGGYLHGPFNIEARLLAGFDEDELAALEAP from the coding sequence ATGACCACGCTGTTCGAGGCCGCCCGCGTCTGCCTGGATGCGGCGGACGTCGATGCGAAGGTCGCGCTGACGCAGCAGTACGCCCAGGCCTTCGCGCGCGGCGAACTCGCGATCCCCGAGGACGCACCCCCGCCGGAGCCCATCCGCATGCCGGGTCGTCCGCCGCAACCGAGGCTGGTGCATCCGCGCGATCTGCCACGGCGCGGACTGGGCAGCGTGCAGGGCAGGGCTGCCTTCATCCATGCCATCGCGCACATCGAACTCAACGCCATCGACCTGGCCTGGGACGCGGCCTACCGTTTCCGTGGGCTACCGCACGACTTCTACGCGGACTGGGTAGGCGTGGCCCACGACGAGTCGCGCCATTTCGTACTGCTGCGCGACCGCCTGCGCGAGCTTGGCCATGACTACGGCGACTTCGATGCGCACAACGGCCTGTGGGAAATGACCGAGAAGACGGCCGACGACGGTCTGGCGCGGATGGCGCTGGTGCCGCGCGTGCTGGAGGCGCGCGGCCTGGACGTCACGCCGGGGATGATCGTCAAGCTGCGCGAACTCGGCGACGCGACCACGGTGGCGATCCTCGACCTGATCCTGCGCGAAGAGGTCGCGCATGTCGCCGCCGGTTCGCGCTGGTACCGCTGGTACTGCACGCAGCGCGGCATCGAACCACGCGCGCGTTTCCGCGAACTGCTGAAGGAATACGCCGGCGGTTACCTGCATGGGCCGTTCAACATCGAGGCGCGCCTGCTGGCGGGTTTCGATGAGGATGAGCTGGCGGCGCTGGAAGCGCCATAA
- the lpxH gene encoding UDP-2,3-diacylglucosamine diphosphatase, with protein MTTLFISDLHLDAERPAVTELFGAFMQREARTADALYILGDLFEAWVGDDDPADTGAYVAARIREVADAGVPVFFIRGNRDFLLGDAFALRAGMRILPDPAVVTLYGKPALLMHGDLLCTGDTAYQAFRAQTRNPAWQAQFLSQPLAARLAFAAQARAASAAHQGGMKQNDKVQFETLTDVTPAAVDAALAQFGIDTLIHGHTHRPAIHDLTVDGRACRRIVLGDWYEQGSVLRVEPDGMALDSL; from the coding sequence ATGACCACGCTCTTCATCTCCGACCTGCACCTGGACGCCGAACGCCCGGCCGTGACCGAGCTGTTCGGCGCGTTCATGCAGCGGGAAGCCCGCACGGCCGACGCGCTGTACATCCTCGGCGACCTGTTCGAGGCCTGGGTCGGCGACGACGATCCCGCGGACACCGGCGCCTACGTCGCCGCCCGCATCCGCGAGGTGGCCGATGCCGGCGTGCCGGTGTTCTTCATCCGCGGCAACCGGGATTTCCTCCTGGGCGATGCCTTCGCCCTGCGCGCCGGCATGCGCATCCTGCCCGACCCGGCCGTCGTCACGCTATACGGCAAGCCGGCGCTGCTGATGCATGGCGATCTGCTGTGCACCGGCGACACCGCCTACCAGGCCTTCCGCGCGCAGACCCGCAATCCGGCCTGGCAGGCGCAGTTCCTGTCGCAGCCGCTGGCCGCGCGACTTGCGTTCGCGGCGCAGGCGCGTGCCGCCAGTGCGGCCCACCAGGGCGGCATGAAGCAGAACGACAAGGTGCAGTTCGAAACCCTCACCGACGTGACGCCGGCGGCAGTGGACGCGGCGCTGGCGCAGTTCGGTATCGACACCCTGATCCATGGCCACACGCACCGCCCGGCGATCCATGACCTCACCGTCGACGGTCGCGCCTGCCGCCGCATCGTGCTGGGCGACTGGTACGAACAAGGTTCGGTGCTGCGGGTGGAGCCGGATGGGATGGCACTGGACTCGCTCTGA
- the gltX gene encoding glutamate--tRNA ligase → MTCRTRFAPSPTGYLHIGGARTALYCWLEARHRGGDFILRIEDTDRERSTQAAIDAILDAMAWLGLDYDEGPIYQTHRVDRYREVAEQLVAAGKAYYAYETREELDAMREAAMAKQEKPRYNGAAREQNLPHRDDPNRVIRFKNPLDGVVAFDDLIKGRIEIANSELDDMVIFRPDGYPTYNFAVVVDDWDMGITEVIRGDDHINNTPRQINIYEALGAPVPKFAHMPMILDEEGAKLSKRTGAADVMQYKDAGYLPHALINYLARLGWSHGDQELFSRQELIDLFDVKDVNSKAARLDMAKLGWVNQHYLKTDAPTDIAPHLVYQLERLGVDLAAGPAPADVVVALRDRVQTLKDMAEKAVVWYQPLTTYDDAAVAKHLVAAAQAPLAKARESLAALAEWSAESVSTALHEAAAALELGMGKVAQPLRVAITGTQVSPDISQTVYLAGRDEALKRIDAALIKSSTTA, encoded by the coding sequence ATGACCTGCCGTACTCGCTTCGCTCCCAGTCCCACCGGCTATCTGCACATCGGCGGCGCCCGCACGGCGCTGTACTGCTGGCTGGAAGCGCGCCATCGCGGCGGCGATTTCATCCTGCGCATCGAGGACACCGACCGCGAGCGCAGCACGCAGGCGGCCATCGACGCCATCCTCGATGCCATGGCCTGGCTGGGCCTGGACTACGACGAAGGCCCGATCTACCAGACCCATCGCGTCGACCGCTACCGCGAGGTCGCCGAGCAGCTCGTCGCCGCCGGCAAGGCCTACTACGCCTACGAGACGCGCGAGGAGCTCGATGCCATGCGCGAAGCCGCCATGGCGAAGCAGGAGAAGCCGCGCTACAACGGCGCCGCGCGCGAGCAGAACCTGCCGCACCGCGACGATCCGAACCGGGTCATCCGCTTCAAGAATCCGCTCGACGGCGTGGTGGCCTTCGACGACCTGATCAAGGGCCGCATCGAGATCGCCAACAGCGAACTCGACGACATGGTGATCTTCCGCCCCGATGGCTACCCGACCTACAACTTCGCCGTGGTCGTCGACGACTGGGACATGGGCATCACCGAGGTGATCCGCGGCGACGACCACATCAACAACACGCCGCGCCAGATCAACATCTACGAAGCGCTAGGCGCGCCGGTGCCGAAGTTCGCGCACATGCCGATGATCCTGGACGAGGAGGGCGCCAAGTTGTCCAAGCGCACCGGCGCGGCCGATGTGATGCAGTACAAGGACGCCGGCTACCTGCCGCATGCGCTGATCAACTACCTGGCGCGCCTCGGTTGGTCGCATGGCGACCAGGAACTGTTCTCGCGACAGGAACTGATCGACCTGTTCGACGTGAAGGACGTGAACTCCAAGGCAGCGCGCCTGGACATGGCCAAGCTGGGCTGGGTCAACCAGCATTACCTCAAGACCGATGCGCCGACGGACATCGCCCCGCACCTGGTCTACCAGTTGGAAAGGCTGGGCGTCGATCTCGCCGCAGGTCCTGCGCCGGCCGATGTGGTGGTCGCGCTGCGTGACCGCGTGCAGACGCTGAAGGACATGGCCGAGAAGGCGGTGGTCTGGTACCAGCCGCTGACGACCTACGACGATGCGGCCGTGGCCAAGCATCTGGTCGCGGCGGCCCAGGCCCCGCTGGCGAAAGCTCGCGAGTCTCTGGCGGCGCTGGCGGAATGGAGTGCCGAAAGCGTATCGACGGCGCTGCACGAGGCCGCCGCGGCGCTGGAACTGGGCATGGGCAAGGTGGCGCAGCCGCTGCGCGTGGCCATCACCGGCACGCAGGTCAGCCCCGATATTTCGCAGACCGTCTACCTGGCCGGTCGTGACGAAGCCTTGAAACGCATCGATGCCGCACTCATCAAGAGTAGTACGACCGCCTGA
- a CDS encoding Fur family transcriptional regulator has translation MSNAHACTDPHHHVHDAQAFVAAVEHACQERGLRLTPIRARVLQLIAEAGKPVKAYELLEWVRATKGVGADAPPTVYRALDFLMANGFVHKLESVNAFVACHHPNSAQHSVPFLICDRCHSAVELEDRDVVAALDARAKALGFQPQAQTLEVHGLCARCAAA, from the coding sequence ATGTCGAACGCCCACGCCTGCACCGACCCGCACCATCACGTCCACGACGCGCAGGCGTTCGTCGCGGCGGTGGAACATGCGTGCCAGGAGCGCGGTCTGCGGCTGACGCCGATCCGCGCGCGCGTGCTGCAGCTGATCGCCGAAGCCGGCAAGCCGGTGAAGGCCTACGAACTGCTGGAATGGGTACGCGCCACCAAGGGCGTCGGCGCCGATGCGCCGCCGACGGTGTACCGGGCGCTCGACTTCCTGATGGCCAACGGCTTCGTGCACAAACTCGAATCGGTCAACGCCTTCGTCGCCTGCCACCATCCCAATAGCGCCCAGCACTCGGTGCCGTTCCTCATCTGCGACCGCTGCCACAGCGCGGTGGAGCTGGAGGATCGCGACGTGGTCGCCGCACTCGATGCACGCGCCAAGGCGCTCGGCTTCCAGCCGCAGGCGCAGACGCTGGAAGTGCATGGACTGTGCGCGCGCTGCGCGGCGGCGTGA